Genomic segment of Mercurialis annua linkage group LG6, ddMerAnnu1.2, whole genome shotgun sequence:
CTCATAATCtcatattttataaacaaaaaaatgatttttttttaaataaagtatttttatatattcacAACTATAGTCTAATAGTCAAACTTATCAGAACTCAAACCTTGTtacaatttaatctaaactttttaatttttataatcaaattgtattttttacgTTGTAATGTTAGTAAAATTGCACCTTTTATGCGaagttttgagtttttttgccatttcttgtgatttttaatatatcattattcatcaaaataataataacagcTTTATAGTTTAACTGAAAATAATAAGTTTGGTCaccaatttgactattattacaacagaaaaatacaatttggctattattataaagattacaaagtttgaattaaattgcaaGAAGTCGTAAATATTTGGACTAAATTTTCAGGCCTTCTAAATTTGAGTCAGTTCCACCATTTATTCAACATGTGCTAAATAAATCCACAATTTTTTTGgaacataatttaaattttcaaataacaTTGTGATGTTTGGATACTTTAAAAAAGTTGTGATTATATTTAGCACACAAtcgaataaataataaattagcaTGATTATAAAATCGTGATATATTTACCGCATAGACTATAGTTGTGGGTATATAACTCATATTGCCTATATAAATTCACATAGAGATAAAAGGCaaataatgaaccaaaaaaaaccTTGTCTATAAATCTGGCATAGTAATATTAAACTCCCATAATCCTATCTAGGGTTAACTTTCACAATATGAACCCACCAAAATCCATCAATTCCATCTCCATCGAATCAGTTGAAACATCTCTTATGAATCTAATCAAAAGCTGGTACAGAAGGCAAAAATGGAAGAAATTCTTCTGCAACCCTAATTccaacgaagaagaagaagggcaAAATAGTAACAGTAACAGCGGATCAAATGAATGGAGAAAAAACCTAACCAAATTCCTAGAATCAACACCAATTCACACCATTACAATCTCATTACTTTTCATAGATCTTATCTTAACAATTCTTGAACTTTCATCCTCTTTACTATCATGCAATCCAACAAAAGATCACAAAAAGATAGACAAAATTTGGTATCACTGGGTTGGTGTCGGGATACTGAGTCTGCTTTCCGCTAAGGCAGTTGCTTTAGCTTTAGGGCTAGGGAACTCTTTCTTTAAGAAACCGGGTTATGTTCTTGACGGTGCAGTGGCTATGATTGCATTGTTTTTGGAGTTATTTTTGGAGAAGAAGGGAGGAAGTTTGGTTGTGATTGTGAGCTTGTGGAGAGTTGTTAGGGTTGTGGAGAGTGCTTTTGAGTTGAGTGATGAAGCTATTGAAGCTCAAATTGAAGGGATTTTATGCCAATTTGAGGTTCTTAGAGAGGAGAATTCAAGATTGTTGGAGACTATTGCTGAGAAGAATGTTTTAATTGATAAGTTGGAAGAGATTATAGAGAAGCTACAACTGAAATTGCAACCAACTATTAGTGATCTTTAATTAACTTGGGGTGCTTTTATTACCTTTTTGAGAGGCACCATATGCAATATTCCGATATGACCGAATTAATCATTGAACTAAAACGATATGTCTtagtttgctacgggtttcggttaATTTAGTTTAGCTATGGTTAAGAATTCTGAATAGTTTGTTTAATTTGGTTTGctttgatttttagtttaaaatttccGTATTAAGTGAACtggtaaaattaaattaattatatatgcatagagttattttgtaatttaaaaaaaaaataagttatttttataattttttataggaCTTGAATAAAGGTTCACTGAATTTGTATATATGTAAGGAGTacaaaaactaattttttattgtatcaataattaatattagtaaaattaaattattcggCTAATTATAACCAACTGAAGTAAGTACATTATTTtggtttgtttaatttttagtacTACAGGCTGAAGAACAGAGTATTTTGTTTTCAGTTAAATCATTTTCATTTGATTCAGTAATTTAACCAATCCATATATACAGAAACTGACAGtgacatatattttaatttaaaagacatattatcttttttttctatattaaaatatataccaAGCTATTTGTGACATGGTTGCtgtatggaaaaaatttaaattatttttaaaaatgactataattaatacaattaatatataattcaaaatataaaacttaattaaatggGACTATTTTAAAAGTAGGATTTGTATCGACTTTACCCGTGAAGTTATAATTTTTCAGGACATTCAACTtactttttttctatataaattaatagaaaatacaAGAGCTATAGTTGAAAATTACCCAAAAACAATTATAGCAATTTTCCTGTATATAATGTTTTTCCAGTGTCAATGCGGGAGGCTCTAGTGGCGGAGCCACGTAGAGAACAAGAGCGGCATTTGTcccctttaattttaatttctggcTACGCCACTGGCAGGAGTCTCAGCATCACTATAGCCGTGTAAATGAGAAGAATTGCTGGAGTCGAATAAACCAATGGAGGGGCAACCCTTTAGATATTTGACCAAGTGTAAAGCTGCATCCAAATGAGCTTTACAAGAAAAGTTAAATTATTGACTTAGTTGCTGAACAGAATAAGTAATGTCTGGCCTTGTAATATTGAGGTAGAATAACCTGCCAATCAGTCTTCTATATTGGTCAGGTTCACGTAATGGATGATTATCCATGGTAACTGCTAGTTTATGTCCCTTTTGAAAAAGAATATTTTGTCACAATTTGAATTTTACCCCAAATCTCGAGCTGGGAATGAGAGTTATTGTTCCGAAATTCATAAAAGGCTAAAAAAacctttacaatttttttttgcaaatcaagatcatatatcacatttgatctttttttagaaaatactgTTAAAATATTTCTCTTATTTAACGAAAACACATTTTTTAAAACTGGGTCTTAaaaccctgattgtatttaaagaaatcAAAGCGCAAATATCAATCTCTTATGACGTACCTGCTATGTTTCCAATACAATGCTAAAATATTGAAACATACAATCAGTGTAACTCTTTAAACAAATGGTAAAGCATTTTAGATAACACACAGCTTTGAAAACATacacaaatataatattttgattaaaatttagCAAAACATAGTAAACTACTGAAAACAAAAAGACAAACTTTTTGATACCTAACTACTTACAGCCAGTgtttttaaaaaccggaccggaccgaccggtcggaccggttgaaccgcgaaccggccAGTGGTCCAGTCTGAAACTGCAAAAAAACCAGATTTTTTGgttggaccggttgaaccggattgaaccggtaaaaaaccggatgttgaaccggatcagaccggattgaaccggtaaaaaaccggtgaatcagaaacttttttaattttttttaaatttatcaaaccggttgaaccggtcattgaaccggttcaaccggttgaaccggaaaccggtggcctcaccggttcggtttttaaaacactgcttaCAGCTCTAGAAGTATAGTTGACATTGACTTTTgaaattattatggaagtccgaccttgtaacttgataacctgaaaggtaaaATACTGGGGagttagaaatataaatatttctcaGTGCATCTATACTTTTAAGTTGAATATTAAATCTCATATATAAGAAATCAGTTCTATATAAAAGTACTACCAATTAATCGATTTAGATGAAACCTCAGTCCTTTCACTTTCTAACGTTTATACTATCATATGAACTACAATTTGCCTTCTTGTTTAATACAAAATGGACTGTGAACTCTATCACAACCATCTTAACTCTATATAGGGTTGTTGAGCCGTAAACTGAATTACTGCCATTTCAGGATTACACGTTAGGTCTAGACAATTAACTTTGCACTGCCATATGAGCTAATCCAACGTGCATATGCTTATCATACTTACAACTCGATCTACTTTATTAACATCAGTGATCATATAattctattgttgcccaataaaTAGCTTGTTCTAATGGATCTCTCTTGGTTCAGTTATACTTATGTGGTTTgtcatttaaaacaatttaaatataactattcaaaagtaaaaaagaCATAAAGTAAACTCATAGAATCGATATCTCCCAAAACATGTGCTCCTGGTAACCTACTAGTCAAACACCCTGATGTCTTGACTTGGCAGATTGACAACGTGTCAGATATAATTGGAATGCAAACGTTGAAACAATATCAAACATTAATCGTATCATATAGACttctaatatttaaattgtttccGTACATAAATGACGTtgtaaaaaaacatataaactaatctcgATATTAAGCTTTTCGTTCAAATCTTAAAACCACTCTTAGTATAAACCATAATTCCATTTatcattaatcactttgattagtGTTTAGGTTAATTAAAACGTTGTAATGTTTCAATAAACCGAACACCTTTAACTTTGCATAAACATTTCTACTTTTAAAACATCCTACTTACTTTTAGAAGTCTGTTTAATCAAATTCGAGCGTACGACTCGAAACAGAAACATAACATCCAAGTGTCGAGGGGTCTATGTG
This window contains:
- the LOC126653525 gene encoding uncharacterized protein LOC126653525, with product MNPPKSINSISIESVETSLMNLIKSWYRRQKWKKFFCNPNSNEEEEGQNSNSNSGSNEWRKNLTKFLESTPIHTITISLLFIDLILTILELSSSLLSCNPTKDHKKIDKIWYHWVGVGILSLLSAKAVALALGLGNSFFKKPGYVLDGAVAMIALFLELFLEKKGGSLVVIVSLWRVVRVVESAFELSDEAIEAQIEGILCQFEVLREENSRLLETIAEKNVLIDKLEEIIEKLQLKLQPTISDL